One Triticum dicoccoides isolate Atlit2015 ecotype Zavitan chromosome 5B, WEW_v2.0, whole genome shotgun sequence genomic window carries:
- the LOC119310011 gene encoding protein DETOXIFICATION 21-like gives MSRTTCLQSMEKWEEAPLLEHRQGGHNVSGDGEARLGRRLLEENRTLWAVAGPAICTRFSTFGVTVISQAFMGHIGPTQLAAYALVSTVLMRFSNGILLGMASALETLCVKSYGAKQYHMMGISLQRSWIILTGCAVLMLPILIFTEPLLVSIGQDPLISAVAGTISLWYIPVMFANVFSFTLQMYLQAQSKNMVITYLAFVTLGLHVFLSWLFTVRLHLGLAGAMTSMVIAMWIPVFGQLIFVFFGGCPLTWTGFSFTAFTDLVPILKLSLSSGVMLCLELWYSTILVLLTGYMKNAEVALKP, from the exons ATGAGCCGAACAACCTGCCTTCAATCAATGGAGAAGTGGGAGGAGGCCCCGCTGCTGGAGCACAGGCAGGGGGGGCATAATGTGAGCGGCGACGGAGAGGCCCGGCTGGGGCGCCGGCTGTTGGAGGAGAACCGGACGCTGTGGGCGGTGGCGGGGCCGGCCATCTGCACGCGCTTCTCCACCTTCGGGGTCACCGTCATCAGCCAGGCCTTCATGGGCCACATCGGCCCCACCCAGCTTGCCGCCTACGCCCTCGTCTCCACCGTCCTCATGCGCTTCAGCAACGGCATACTG CTGGGCATGGCGAGCGCGCTGGAGACGTTGTGCGTGAAGTCGTACGGGGCGAAGCAGTACCACATGATGGGCATCTCCCTGCAGCGCTCCTGGATCATCCTGACCGGCTGCGCCGTGCTCATGCTCCCCATCCTCATCTTCACTGAGCCTCTCCTTGTCTCCATCGGCCAGGACCCCCTGATCAGCGCTGTCGCGGGGACCATCTCGCTCTGGTACATCCCTGTCATGTTCGCCAACGTCTTCAGCTTCACTCTCCAGATGTACCTGCAGGCCCAGAGCAAGAACATGGTCATCACCTACCTTGCATTTGTCACCCTCGGTCTCCATGTGTTCCTGTCGTGGCTCTTCACCGTCAGGCTGCACCTTGGGCTCGCTGGGGCCATGACCTCCATGGTCATTGCCATGTGGATTCCTGTGTTTGGGCAGCTCATCTTCGTCTTCTTTGGTGGCTGCCCTCTCACATGGACTGGGTTCTCCTTCACAGCATTCACCGACCTTGTCCCTATCCTCAAGTTATCTCTATCCTCTGGTGTCATGCTCTG TTTGGAATTGTGGTACAGCACCATATTGGTGCTCCTTACCGGGTACATGAAGAATGCAGAGGTTGCActcaaa CCTTAA